Proteins encoded in a region of the Isoalcanivorax pacificus W11-5 genome:
- the pcnB gene encoding polynucleotide adenylyltransferase PcnB, with translation MPRQYPDPLRRFCRFLTRPFRQGSAPQRRIIPRDEHDISRQDFSRAALHVLYGLKDAGFEAYLVGGCLRDILTGIKPKDFDVVTNAHPEEIERVFRGARIIGRRFRLVHVRFKGEVIEVATFRAVTGQEEDEDDRHSRRSAGGQILRDNVYGTIEEDALRRDFTCNALYYDIRDFSLHDFADSLRDIEHRTLRLIGDPEQRYREDPVRMIRAVRFAAKLDFSIDPATEEPLARLAPLLQQVPSARLFEEVLKLFLSGQGQRTFALLQKHHLFDALFPATAEALDDDDGASDLKLIHAAMRNTDRRLAQEKPVTPAFLFAVLLWPALRRRVSFYLGHGMPPLQAMNKAAGQVIADQVGIVAIPRRYSAVVREIWDLQSRLPRRAGNRAAALMEHPRFRAAYDFLLLREEAGEIKPGLGEWWTRFQEAGDEARDDMLAGLGRQDSGPQNAPRKRRRRRRRSGGGASDNYSGGGQDE, from the coding sequence ATGCCGCGCCAGTACCCGGACCCTTTGCGACGCTTCTGCCGTTTTCTGACACGGCCATTCCGCCAGGGTTCCGCCCCCCAGCGCCGCATCATCCCCCGCGACGAGCACGATATCTCACGCCAGGACTTCAGCCGCGCCGCACTGCATGTGCTGTACGGGCTGAAGGATGCCGGCTTTGAAGCCTATCTGGTGGGGGGCTGCCTGCGCGACATCCTCACCGGCATCAAGCCCAAAGACTTCGATGTGGTCACCAACGCCCACCCGGAGGAGATCGAACGTGTCTTCCGCGGCGCCCGCATCATCGGTCGTCGCTTCCGGCTGGTGCACGTACGCTTCAAGGGCGAAGTGATCGAAGTGGCCACTTTCCGCGCCGTCACCGGCCAGGAAGAGGACGAGGATGACCGCCACAGCCGCCGCAGCGCCGGCGGCCAGATCCTGCGCGACAATGTCTACGGCACCATTGAGGAAGACGCCCTGCGGCGCGACTTCACCTGCAATGCGCTGTACTACGACATCCGTGATTTCAGCCTGCATGACTTCGCCGACAGCCTGCGCGACATCGAGCACCGCACCCTGCGTCTGATCGGCGACCCGGAGCAGCGCTACCGCGAAGACCCGGTGCGCATGATCCGTGCGGTGCGCTTCGCCGCCAAACTCGACTTCAGTATCGACCCGGCCACCGAAGAACCCCTGGCACGGCTCGCCCCGCTGCTGCAGCAAGTGCCGTCGGCGCGGCTGTTCGAGGAAGTGCTCAAGTTGTTCCTCAGCGGCCAGGGGCAGCGCACCTTTGCCCTGCTGCAGAAACATCACCTGTTCGACGCCCTGTTCCCGGCCACCGCAGAGGCACTGGACGATGACGACGGCGCCAGCGACCTGAAACTGATCCACGCCGCCATGCGCAACACCGACCGCCGCCTGGCGCAGGAAAAGCCGGTCACCCCCGCGTTCCTGTTCGCGGTGCTGCTGTGGCCGGCGCTGCGCCGCCGTGTGTCGTTCTACCTTGGCCACGGCATGCCGCCGCTGCAGGCCATGAACAAGGCCGCCGGCCAGGTGATCGCCGACCAGGTCGGCATCGTCGCCATCCCGCGCCGCTATTCCGCCGTGGTGCGCGAAATCTGGGACCTGCAAAGCCGCCTGCCGCGCCGCGCCGGCAACCGTGCCGCCGCGCTGATGGAACACCCGCGCTTCCGTGCCGCCTATGACTTCCTGCTGCTGCGCGAAGAAGCCGGCGAGATCAAGCCCGGCCTGGGTGAATGGTGGACCCGCTTCCAGGAAGCCGGCGACGAGGCCCGCGACGACATGCTGGCCGGCCTCGGCCGCCAGGACAGCGGCCCGCAGAACGCCCCGCGCAAGCGTCGCCGCAGACGGCGCCGCAGTGGCGGGGGCGCCAGCGACAACTACTCCG